The nucleotide window GGCTTTATAGGCCAAAATATGGGCCAGGGGCACCCGCCCCAGCAGGCTCATGTCGCCAATTAAATCTAGCAACTTGTGGCGGGCCGGTTCGTTGGGAAACCGCAGGGGGGGGTTGAGCCAGCCCTCCTCCCCACAAACCAGCGCATTGTCGAGGCTGCCGCCTTTGATCAGGCCTTGCGATCGCAAGTAGTCAATCTGGTGTGCCAAGCCAAAGGTGCGGGCCGGGGCCACTACCTCAGCAAACAGCTCTGCTGCAGCCGGGTCGGCAGACCAGCTGTGCCACTGGTTGCCAATGGCCGTCACTTCAAAGTCAATGCCATAGGTATAGCGGGGTGTGGGCGACGGCAGCGCCGCCACAAAAGCATCGCCATCATAAATCCAGACCGGGCTGCTAACTTGAAAAGCCCGCTTAGGCGCATCCTGTACCGCCAGTCCAGCGGCCTCAATCGCCTCTACCCAACCGCTGGCAGATCCATCTAGCAAAGGCACTTCCGGCCCGTCAATGGTGATGCAGACATTGTCTATCCCCATCCCGGTCAGAGCTGCCAGCAGGTGCTCTACAGTCCGCACTGCCGCCTCACCGCTGACCAGTTCAGTAGACAGCAGAGTCTGCTGAACAGCCTCTGGACGAGCTGCAACGGTCGGTCTTCCTGGCAGATCAGTTCTAACAAAGCAACGGCCACTATCTGCCGCCGCCGGTTCCAGCCGCACCTGGACAGCTTGACCAGAGTGCAGCCCCACCCCCTGTCGTTCAACCGCTTGAGCCAGCGTCTGCTGCGGCTGCTCTAGATCTATCGCTGTTAGGGCAGGTAGTGTGGCTGGACGAGTGATTGCTTGAGCCATTAGAAACGCTCCCCGATACCAAAGTGCAGTCGCCCACCCCCGTCAATCCTGAGACCATAGTCAATCCGTAGGGGGCCCAGCGGCGTTTGAATCCGCAAGCCTGCGCCATAACCCAGGCCGCTGCCAGGCTTACCTCGTGAGGGACCCGGTGCCCCCGGCACGCCAAACCCACTGCCCAGGTCAGTCCCGGCATCGACAAAGAGCGCACCACCTAGGAAGGAGAACAGCGGGAAGCGGTACTCCACGGTGGCCTGAGCATAGCTGCGGCCACTGCCCACCCCGCCCTCGTCATAGCCGCGCAAAGAGTTAGTACCGCCCAGGGCAAACGCTTCATAGGGTGGCAGCTCACCCACAATAGTACCGACCTGAATGTTAAACGCCAGTGCCTGTGGTCCCTCATTAAAGTTGATAAAGCTTACCGGGATGTACTGACTGTATCCCAACCGCAGCCGGTTCAAGAAGATGCTGCCACCGCCCAAAGGCACCGATTGTTCGGTAGAGAAACGCAGTAGACTGCCGCTTGTGGGGTTAAGGGCATCATTACGGAGATCTCTGGACGTACTGAAGTTCACCGTCCAAAGATCGTCAGAACCGCCACCGCCTTCTACAGCAGACTGGGTTAGGGGGTTACCAGCTGCATCAACGTTGGCGAGGGTACCGCCTAATTCGCGAGCAGAGACATTTTGATACTGGGTGCCCAGGGAGGCAGACCAGCCATTGGCCAGGGGCCGACTGAAGGAGATGCCGGTGCCAATCCGACGCACTCGGATCTCGTCACCGTTAGCCAGAAGAATTGGGTTGGGGCCACCGTCAAAGTTTAGGTTGATCGAGCGGCGGGCAAAGGCGTCCACCGTATAAGAGGTTCGGAACGGATCGCCACCAATCCAG belongs to Pseudanabaena sp. FACHB-2040 and includes:
- the lpxC gene encoding UDP-3-O-acyl-N-acetylglucosamine deacetylase; its protein translation is MAQAITRPATLPALTAIDLEQPQQTLAQAVERQGVGLHSGQAVQVRLEPAAADSGRCFVRTDLPGRPTVAARPEAVQQTLLSTELVSGEAAVRTVEHLLAALTGMGIDNVCITIDGPEVPLLDGSASGWVEAIEAAGLAVQDAPKRAFQVSSPVWIYDGDAFVAALPSPTPRYTYGIDFEVTAIGNQWHSWSADPAAAELFAEVVAPARTFGLAHQIDYLRSQGLIKGGSLDNALVCGEEGWLNPPLRFPNEPARHKLLDLIGDMSLLGRVPLAHILAYKASHRLHVELAKTLQKALSPT